A genome region from Verrucomicrobiota bacterium includes the following:
- a CDS encoding DUF5069 domain-containing protein — MNTIVPLISSGVAGPLGVIHLPRLWLKASLEARGKLAPGYPGAGKGYDQMVIDGVGLNRDAVLKFIKDTRPTYPQFEAWVKKNATKLDKGSVDKLNASIRGYIHDDATRKSILSANGIPDDAAAPKDAVNLNNLDDWKEFHEAVLKH; from the coding sequence ATGAATACAATTGTTCCTCTCATCAGTTCCGGCGTGGCCGGTCCGCTCGGTGTGATTCATCTGCCCCGACTTTGGCTCAAAGCTTCGCTCGAAGCGCGCGGCAAACTCGCCCCCGGCTATCCCGGCGCCGGCAAAGGCTATGACCAGATGGTCATCGACGGTGTGGGCCTCAACCGCGACGCCGTGCTCAAATTCATCAAAGACACGCGGCCGACTTATCCCCAATTCGAAGCCTGGGTGAAAAAGAACGCCACCAAGCTCGACAAAGGCTCGGTGGACAAACTCAACGCTTCCATCCGCGGCTATATCCACGATGACGCCACGCGCAAATCCATCCTAAGCGCCAACGGCATACCTGATGATGCCGCCGCCCCCAAAGATGCGGTGAATCTGAACAACCTCGACGACTGGAAGGAATTCCACGAAGCCGTGTTGAAGCACTAA
- a CDS encoding right-handed parallel beta-helix repeat-containing protein — MKNLFSAWAVWLALFSLSTLNSQLSTVLAQGSLTPPGPPGETMKSLDQIEARTSVNSNNTPGDGISAFKITNSGSYYLTGNITGVSNLHGISITAARVSLDLNGFSLIGVPGSVDGINATNGAGLAAGLVVRNGTVAGWGGSGINAQPGAPGAEFSKLRLLTNALNGLKATGAVISDCVAEGNTSGAFTNYAITVNGSRIVNCIAKTNYNGIQGGNGSTIEGCVANDNAFGFLAGDSTVTHCTAFNNSADGMYLFNNCRVIGNLIDGNGKGKGIEAAGGSSGNTLDGNMLVGNPTAGILLTNAGVLNNFVIRNSVRGAGANNYLTGTGNSFGPIINVAGTNDISGVTNANHPWANFSY; from the coding sequence ATGAAAAACTTATTCTCCGCTTGGGCGGTCTGGCTGGCGCTGTTCTCGCTCTCAACCCTCAACTCTCAACTCTCAACCGTCCTCGCCCAAGGCAGCCTCACCCCGCCTGGACCACCCGGCGAGACAATGAAGTCGCTCGACCAGATTGAAGCGCGCACGAGCGTGAATTCCAACAATACACCAGGCGATGGCATTTCAGCGTTCAAGATCACAAACTCGGGCTCGTATTACCTGACTGGCAACATCACGGGCGTCAGCAACCTGCACGGCATTAGCATCACCGCGGCCCGAGTGTCGCTTGACTTGAACGGCTTTTCGCTGATTGGTGTACCTGGCTCGGTGGATGGCATCAATGCCACGAATGGCGCCGGCCTCGCCGCGGGGTTGGTGGTCCGCAACGGCACCGTTGCCGGGTGGGGTGGCAGCGGCATTAATGCTCAACCCGGCGCGCCGGGTGCCGAGTTTTCCAAACTGCGGCTGCTGACTAATGCTCTGAACGGCTTGAAGGCCACCGGCGCGGTGATCTCCGATTGCGTCGCGGAGGGGAACACGTCCGGCGCGTTTACGAATTACGCAATCACGGTGAACGGCTCGCGCATCGTCAACTGCATCGCGAAGACCAATTACAACGGCATTCAAGGCGGCAATGGCAGCACCATTGAAGGCTGCGTGGCCAACGACAACGCCTTCGGCTTTCTGGCCGGCGACTCAACGGTGACCCATTGCACCGCCTTCAACAACAGCGCAGATGGCATGTACCTGTTCAACAACTGTCGTGTCATCGGCAACCTCATTGATGGCAATGGGAAAGGCAAAGGCATCGAAGCGGCCGGGGGCAGTTCAGGCAACACGCTGGATGGAAACATGCTCGTCGGCAATCCGACCGCAGGCATCCTGCTGACCAATGCGGGCGTGTTGAACAACTTTGTAATTCGCAACAGTGTTCGCGGCGCAGGAGCAAATAATTATTTGACCGGCACGGGCAACAGCTTCGGCCCGATCATCAACGTCGCGGGCACGAACGACATCTCCGGCGTCACGAATGCGAATCATCCTTGGGCAAACTTTTCGTACTGA
- a CDS encoding right-handed parallel beta-helix repeat-containing protein, whose product MKYTPRFLACVPAFKSQFVFALLFLSTLNSQFLTVFAQGSLTPPGAPAPTMKTLDQLEPRTPISSLPFTVTTPGSYYLTTNASVTDSAIHIQAGNVTLDMNGFTLTGNGSVTKYGVIIDPANQITNVTIRNGKFVNFGGAVAMGANGADSLLVEDIQMHTGTRAGVWLSSNCQGAVIRNNLFVECMLPISVSAFAGQTIGGVTIANNRISGGGSTGIDVNAQTGGTVRDISVLNNQVANTGGTSIVISSTDPGGVQRLLIDSNHCTRNAFIGLIVPANAKATVIRNVFTGCTLSVSTTGNTVGPTITTIGTLGTTGADISPWANFQN is encoded by the coding sequence ATGAAATATACTCCTCGGTTTTTGGCGTGCGTCCCGGCGTTTAAGTCGCAGTTCGTTTTCGCTCTGCTGTTCCTCTCAACTCTCAACTCTCAATTCCTAACTGTATTTGCCCAAGGCAGCCTCACGCCGCCTGGTGCGCCCGCGCCGACGATGAAAACGCTTGATCAACTTGAACCGCGCACGCCCATTTCATCCCTGCCGTTCACCGTCACCACGCCGGGCTCGTATTACTTGACGACCAACGCATCGGTGACCGACAGCGCCATTCATATCCAAGCCGGCAACGTGACTTTGGATATGAACGGCTTCACCCTTACAGGCAACGGGAGCGTGACCAAGTACGGCGTTATCATTGATCCAGCCAACCAGATAACGAACGTCACGATCCGAAATGGCAAGTTCGTAAACTTTGGCGGCGCGGTAGCAATGGGTGCCAACGGAGCGGACAGCCTGCTGGTCGAAGACATCCAGATGCACACCGGCACGCGCGCGGGCGTGTGGCTGAGTTCAAATTGCCAGGGCGCGGTCATTCGCAACAATTTGTTCGTCGAGTGCATGCTGCCGATTTCGGTCAGCGCGTTTGCCGGTCAAACCATCGGCGGCGTGACCATTGCCAACAACCGGATTTCAGGAGGCGGCAGCACCGGCATTGATGTTAACGCCCAAACCGGTGGAACCGTCCGGGATATTTCCGTGCTGAACAATCAGGTGGCCAACACCGGGGGCACATCAATCGTTATTTCCTCCACTGATCCCGGCGGAGTGCAGCGGTTATTGATTGATTCGAACCATTGCACGAGAAACGCATTCATCGGCCTCATCGTCCCCGCCAATGCCAAGGCCACGGTCATCCGCAATGTTTTTACCGGCTGCACATTGAGCGTCAGCACCACGGGAAACACGGTCGGGCCGACCATCACCACCATAGGCACGCTCGGCACAACCGGCGCAGACATCAGCCCGTGGGCAAACTTTCAAAACTAA
- the acs gene encoding acetate--CoA ligase, giving the protein MPANEKPTNITSYLQEERVFPPPKEFSKRAHIKSLAHYRKLYNESIRSPEKFWGQQAKNELIWFKPWKKVLQWKEPFAKWFVGGQLNVSYNCLDRHLDTPTANKAALIWEGEPAAPGKTGEERTITYKQLHREVCQFANVLKRNGLKRGDRLIIYLPMVPEAAVAMLACARIGAVHSVVFGGFSAQSVADRIHDSQAKMVITSDGGFRRGAVVPLKKNVDEALTLKGADGNLLAKTIERVIVLRRAFNEVHIEEGRDVWWHRELEYVDANCPAEKMNSEAPLFILYTSGSTGKPKGILHTTGGYLVYVKLSTRYVFDLRETDTFWCTADIGWVTGHSYVVYGPLANGATSLMYEGAPNFPEPDRFWRIVEKYGVTILYTAPTAIRAFMKWGAEWPKKHDLTSLRLLGTVGEPINPEAWIWYNEVIGGKRCPIVDTWWQTETGGIMITPLPGAIPTKPGTATLPFFGVLPEVVDDKGNPVPPNSGGKLVIRKPWPAMLRGIWGDPQRYKEIYWREVKGSYFTGDGCRQDKDGYFWIVGRIDDVLNVAGHRIGTAEVESALVSNQKVAEAAVVGRPDELKGQALVAFVTLKGGVHASPAIRDELRNHVAKEIGPVAKPDDIRFAEALPKTRSGKIMRRLLKQIASGTEIKGDTTTLEDFNVLARLSQAEE; this is encoded by the coding sequence ATGCCTGCCAACGAAAAACCCACCAACATCACTTCCTATCTGCAAGAGGAACGCGTCTTCCCGCCGCCCAAGGAATTCTCCAAGCGCGCACACATCAAGTCTCTGGCGCACTACCGCAAGCTTTACAACGAATCCATCCGCTCGCCGGAAAAGTTCTGGGGCCAGCAGGCCAAAAACGAGTTAATCTGGTTCAAGCCGTGGAAGAAAGTGCTGCAATGGAAGGAGCCGTTCGCCAAATGGTTCGTCGGTGGCCAGCTCAATGTCAGCTATAATTGTCTCGACCGGCACCTCGACACCCCAACTGCCAATAAGGCCGCGCTCATTTGGGAAGGGGAACCAGCGGCACCCGGCAAAACGGGCGAAGAACGCACGATCACGTACAAACAACTCCATCGCGAAGTCTGCCAGTTCGCCAACGTGCTCAAGCGAAACGGCCTCAAGCGCGGCGACCGCCTCATCATTTATCTGCCGATGGTGCCGGAGGCCGCCGTCGCCATGCTGGCCTGCGCCCGCATCGGCGCTGTGCATTCGGTCGTGTTCGGCGGCTTCAGCGCGCAGTCCGTGGCCGACCGCATTCATGATTCCCAGGCGAAAATGGTGATCACTTCGGATGGCGGATTTCGTCGCGGCGCCGTGGTGCCGTTGAAAAAAAATGTCGATGAAGCGCTCACCCTCAAGGGTGCCGACGGAAATCTGCTGGCCAAAACGATTGAAAGGGTCATCGTCTTGCGCCGCGCGTTCAATGAAGTGCACATCGAGGAAGGGCGCGATGTCTGGTGGCACCGTGAACTGGAATATGTGGACGCCAATTGTCCGGCGGAGAAAATGAACAGCGAAGCGCCGTTGTTCATCCTTTACACCAGCGGGTCGACCGGCAAACCCAAAGGGATACTTCACACGACCGGCGGTTATCTGGTCTATGTGAAACTGAGCACCCGTTACGTTTTCGATTTGCGGGAAACGGACACCTTTTGGTGCACCGCCGACATCGGCTGGGTGACCGGTCATAGCTATGTTGTTTACGGTCCGCTCGCCAATGGCGCGACCAGTCTGATGTACGAAGGCGCGCCGAATTTTCCTGAGCCGGATCGCTTCTGGCGCATCGTGGAAAAATACGGGGTGACGATTCTCTACACGGCGCCCACCGCCATTCGCGCATTCATGAAGTGGGGTGCGGAGTGGCCCAAGAAACATGATCTCACTTCGTTGCGTTTGCTTGGCACCGTTGGTGAACCGATCAATCCCGAAGCTTGGATCTGGTATAACGAAGTAATCGGCGGCAAGCGTTGTCCCATCGTCGATACGTGGTGGCAAACCGAAACTGGCGGCATCATGATCACACCGTTGCCCGGAGCAATCCCGACCAAACCCGGTACCGCGACGCTGCCGTTCTTCGGCGTGTTGCCTGAAGTGGTGGACGACAAGGGCAATCCGGTGCCGCCCAACAGCGGAGGTAAACTCGTCATCCGCAAACCATGGCCCGCCATGTTACGCGGTATTTGGGGCGACCCGCAGCGCTACAAGGAAATTTATTGGCGCGAAGTCAAAGGCAGCTATTTCACCGGTGATGGTTGCCGGCAGGACAAGGACGGGTATTTCTGGATCGTCGGCCGCATTGATGACGTGCTCAACGTGGCGGGTCATCGCATCGGCACGGCGGAAGTGGAGAGTGCGCTGGTCAGCAATCAGAAAGTCGCTGAGGCCGCGGTGGTCGGCCGTCCGGATGAGCTGAAGGGTCAGGCGCTCGTCGCTTTTGTCACGCTGAAAGGCGGGGTCCATGCCAGCCCTGCGATCCGCGATGAATTGCGCAACCACGTGGCCAAGGAAATCGGTCCGGTCGCCAAGCCCGATGACATTCGTTTCGCTGAAGCGCTGCCCAAAACGCGCTCCGGCAAAATCATGCGCCGCCTGCTCAAGCAAATTGCCTCCGGCACAGAGATCAAAGGTGACACCACTACCTTGGAAGATTTCAATGTGCTGGCGCGTTTGAGTCAGGCCGAGGAGTGA
- a CDS encoding DUF4375 domain-containing protein, which translates to MAPTQFAKVIGLISVLVVGCKSTTTIITKTMQLPGTSSNEKSEAELLELNKKSGNDLSMDEILSFIPKYPGTVALKVRERFDERVRYDDQKSAWDLSALSEHERIIWRLNKFESEIGNGGLHQFFLNRGWESAQIAEDLFAVECASVAEWFRKATAVFPDGMLPPEPEQAHQVFFAFEDRAPIRKRWNKLDSQYYRELEGRLSESMANYILIHKDSFR; encoded by the coding sequence ATGGCACCAACTCAATTCGCAAAAGTGATTGGACTCATTTCGGTACTGGTCGTCGGATGCAAATCCACCACCACGATAATCACGAAAACTATGCAATTGCCCGGCACGTCGTCGAACGAAAAGAGCGAAGCTGAATTGCTAGAGCTGAACAAGAAATCTGGCAATGATCTGAGCATGGACGAAATCCTGTCCTTCATTCCGAAGTATCCAGGCACAGTCGCCCTTAAGGTTCGCGAACGATTCGACGAGAGGGTTCGCTACGACGACCAGAAAAGCGCGTGGGATCTTTCAGCTTTGAGCGAACACGAGAGAATCATTTGGAGACTCAATAAGTTCGAATCGGAGATTGGTAACGGCGGGCTTCACCAGTTCTTCCTCAATCGTGGATGGGAAAGCGCTCAGATTGCGGAAGACCTGTTTGCCGTTGAATGTGCTTCTGTCGCCGAGTGGTTTCGCAAAGCGACAGCGGTTTTTCCCGATGGCATGCTCCCACCGGAACCAGAACAAGCGCACCAAGTTTTCTTTGCGTTCGAAGACCGGGCACCAATTCGTAAACGCTGGAACAAGCTGGATAGTCAGTATTACCGGGAATTGGAGGGTCGTCTGTCCGAATCGATGGCTAATTACATTCTAATCCACAAGGACTCGTTTCGGTAA